In one window of Limnohabitans sp. MORI2 DNA:
- the murI gene encoding glutamate racemase, whose amino-acid sequence MTRPLLGAIGVFDSGVGGLSVLRAIRAALPHEHLVYVADSGHAPYGDQSEDHITQRTLTVGNWLAEQGVKGITIACNTATVVAAKTLREQTHLPVVAIEPAIKPAVALTRSGVVGVLATRQTVQSAAVARLVALYAADKRILLQGCPGLVEQVERADLHSADTEHLLRQFITPLLEQGADTLVLGCTHYPFLRDTIQRLVGEGVTLIDPAEAVARELVRRLDESSGLSSATTPGSVRFFTSGDVAQAQAVMSHLWHEPLTVQALS is encoded by the coding sequence GTGACCCGACCCCTGCTTGGCGCAATTGGCGTGTTTGATTCAGGCGTAGGCGGCCTGTCCGTCCTGCGTGCCATCCGCGCTGCACTGCCGCACGAGCACTTGGTCTATGTGGCCGATTCGGGGCATGCACCGTACGGCGATCAATCGGAAGATCACATCACCCAGCGCACGCTCACCGTGGGCAACTGGCTGGCGGAGCAAGGTGTGAAAGGCATCACCATCGCGTGCAACACCGCGACGGTGGTGGCCGCCAAAACCTTGCGCGAGCAAACGCATTTGCCCGTGGTTGCGATCGAGCCCGCCATCAAACCCGCAGTGGCGTTGACGCGCAGCGGCGTGGTGGGTGTACTGGCCACGCGCCAAACGGTACAAAGCGCGGCGGTGGCTAGGCTTGTGGCCTTGTACGCCGCAGACAAACGCATCTTGCTGCAAGGCTGCCCTGGTCTTGTTGAACAGGTGGAGCGTGCTGATTTGCACAGCGCTGATACAGAGCACTTGCTGCGCCAATTCATCACGCCGTTGCTAGAGCAGGGCGCCGACACCTTGGTGCTCGGTTGCACGCATTACCCTTTTTTGCGCGACACCATTCAGCGTCTTGTGGGTGAGGGTGTGACGCTGATCGACCCAGCCGAAGCCGTGGCCCGTGAGTTGGTGCGGCGTTTGGATGAAAGCAGCGGTTTGTCTAGCGCAACCACACCAGGCTCGGTGCGCTTTTTCACCTCGGGTGATGTGGCGCAAGCGCAAGCCGTCATGTCGCACTTGTGGCACGAGCCACTCACGGTGCAAGCGCTGTCCTGA
- a CDS encoding LacI family DNA-binding transcriptional regulator translates to MKPISKRMASSDNDKRKIQMIDIARMAGVSTSTVSRALNGSSLTNDETRQRIIELARSLNYTINQSAKSLRMGDNRTIGVVIPYDSKTRQHISDPFFLGMLGSLADALTDRNYDLLLSRVDADHLDDMASLYDTGRAKGIIVIGQWGHHDQLNELARRHVPMAVWGAQLPRQLYCSVGSDNKSGGALATEHLLGLGRRRIVFMGDTEMPEAAKRHEGYLQAHKKMGIPVDPKLYIKSPFTAEEAQAALLGFLESGVAFDAIFAASDLIAINAMGVLKGQGVSIPEQVSVVGYDDIDMASHSFPPLTTVRQPIDVAGGVLMDSLQEVLDGQIADSKLLPTSLVVRGSTV, encoded by the coding sequence GTGAAACCAATTTCCAAACGCATGGCCAGTTCAGACAACGACAAACGCAAAATTCAGATGATCGACATCGCTCGCATGGCGGGCGTGTCGACATCTACGGTCTCGCGTGCGTTGAACGGCAGTTCGTTGACGAACGATGAAACGCGTCAGCGCATTATCGAGTTAGCCCGCTCTCTGAACTACACCATCAACCAAAGTGCCAAAAGCTTGCGCATGGGCGACAACCGCACCATCGGTGTGGTGATTCCCTACGACAGCAAAACCCGTCAGCACATTTCTGACCCCTTCTTCTTGGGCATGCTGGGTAGCTTGGCAGATGCTTTGACAGACCGTAATTACGATTTATTGCTGTCTCGTGTGGATGCAGACCATTTGGACGACATGGCTTCGTTGTACGACACGGGTCGTGCCAAAGGCATCATCGTGATCGGACAGTGGGGGCATCATGACCAGCTCAATGAATTGGCTCGCCGCCATGTGCCTATGGCCGTGTGGGGCGCGCAGTTGCCACGTCAGCTGTATTGCAGTGTGGGTAGCGACAACAAGTCGGGCGGGGCGCTGGCCACAGAGCATTTGCTGGGTTTGGGCCGTCGCCGCATTGTGTTCATGGGTGATACCGAAATGCCTGAGGCTGCCAAACGCCATGAAGGCTATTTGCAAGCGCATAAAAAAATGGGTATTCCAGTTGATCCCAAGCTCTACATCAAGTCGCCTTTTACGGCTGAAGAGGCGCAGGCTGCGTTACTTGGCTTTTTAGAAAGTGGTGTTGCGTTTGATGCCATTTTTGCGGCCAGTGATTTGATCGCGATCAATGCCATGGGCGTACTCAAAGGGCAGGGTGTTTCTATTCCAGAACAGGTGAGTGTGGTGGGCTATGACGACATTGACATGGCGTCTCACAGCTTTCCGCCGCTCACCACAGTTCGCCAGCCCATCGATGTCGCGGGTGGTGTGTTGATGGACTCATTGCAAGAGGTGTTGGACGGTCAAATCGCTGATTCCAAATTGCTGCCCACGTCCTTGGTGGTGCGTGGCTCGACGGTGTGA
- a CDS encoding energy transducer TonB, translating to MKDYASQQRNPGKHVVGLGLVVLLHIILFWAISSGLAKKFVKVIKGPVEAQLIEDAKPDIPPPPPPPPQKSAPPPEYVPPVDIAVNATAGANAIASVSAAPVRTAPVINAAASCPKPEYPSASRRNEEEGTVQLRFLIGAEGQVIESQVEKSSGFTRLDEAARIALSRCQFKPGTLNGKAEQSWASMKYTWRLE from the coding sequence ATGAAAGACTACGCCAGTCAACAACGCAATCCGGGCAAGCATGTTGTCGGATTGGGTCTGGTGGTTTTGTTGCACATCATCTTGTTTTGGGCGATCAGTTCTGGCTTGGCCAAGAAGTTCGTCAAAGTGATCAAGGGGCCTGTTGAGGCTCAGCTGATTGAAGATGCCAAGCCCGACATTCCACCGCCACCTCCACCGCCTCCTCAAAAGAGTGCGCCGCCACCAGAATATGTGCCACCTGTGGACATCGCGGTCAACGCCACAGCAGGTGCCAATGCCATTGCCTCTGTGTCTGCTGCGCCTGTGCGTACAGCGCCGGTAATTAATGCAGCAGCAAGTTGCCCCAAGCCTGAATACCCAAGCGCATCTCGACGCAATGAAGAAGAGGGCACGGTTCAGTTGCGCTTCTTGATTGGCGCAGAAGGCCAGGTGATTGAGTCGCAGGTTGAGAAGAGCTCTGGCTTTACACGTTTGGACGAGGCGGCCCGCATTGCCTTGTCGCGTTGTCAGTTCAAGCCTGGCACGCTCAACGGTAAGGCTGAACAAAGCTGGGCCAGCATGAAATACACATGGCGCTTGGAATAA
- a CDS encoding biopolymer transporter ExbD produces the protein MGMNVGQGSGSGEPEVMMDINTTPLIDVMLVLLIMLIITIPAQLHSVNLDMPVSKPPTKKVDPVVIKIDVDANSVINWNGKPLATRADLDLKLQEATKMDPQPELHLRSHAKAKYEAVAAVMANAQRLGLNKLGIVGSEQFVN, from the coding sequence ATGGGAATGAACGTAGGCCAAGGATCAGGCAGCGGTGAACCCGAAGTGATGATGGACATCAACACCACGCCCTTGATTGACGTGATGTTGGTGCTGTTGATCATGTTGATCATCACCATCCCTGCGCAGTTGCATAGCGTGAACTTGGACATGCCAGTGTCTAAGCCACCCACCAAGAAGGTCGACCCTGTGGTGATCAAGATTGATGTGGACGCCAACAGCGTGATCAATTGGAACGGCAAGCCTTTGGCAACGCGTGCAGACTTGGATCTCAAGCTGCAAGAAGCGACCAAGATGGACCCTCAGCCAGAGTTGCATTTGCGCTCTCACGCCAAGGCCAAATATGAGGCTGTGGCGGCAGTGATGGCCAATGCTCAACGATTGGGTTTGAACAAGCTCGGCATCGTGGGATCTGAGCAGTTTGTGAATTAA
- a CDS encoding MotA/TolQ/ExbB proton channel family protein encodes MMKQIKTLALSAGLVAGLLFGMVGHAQAAKDKAPAAAPAAAEVAAPAPVAAPAPAPAPAAHAGEENPYGLGALWAQGDVVAKGTLLILVIMSMGSWYVIFTKYFEQAKIGRFAKEAQDSFWSAGNVRQGADTLAEDSPFRFIAEKGLEGASKHTGLLGAINFNDWVTMSIQRAINNVQSRMQDGLALLATVGSTAPFVGLFGTVWGIYNALVKIGMSGQASIDKVAGPVGESLIMTAIGLAVAVPAVLGYNWLVRRNKSAMEDVNAFGSDLHSVLLGTNGK; translated from the coding sequence ATGATGAAACAAATCAAAACTCTCGCGCTGAGCGCTGGCCTGGTTGCAGGTTTGCTGTTTGGCATGGTCGGTCACGCACAAGCTGCCAAAGACAAAGCCCCAGCTGCTGCGCCTGCTGCCGCAGAAGTGGCCGCACCAGCACCTGTGGCTGCACCTGCTCCCGCTCCAGCACCTGCTGCACATGCCGGCGAAGAAAACCCCTACGGTTTGGGCGCTTTGTGGGCGCAAGGTGACGTGGTGGCCAAAGGCACCTTGCTGATCTTGGTGATCATGAGCATGGGTAGCTGGTATGTGATCTTCACCAAGTACTTTGAGCAAGCCAAGATTGGTCGCTTTGCCAAAGAAGCGCAAGACAGCTTCTGGTCTGCAGGCAATGTGCGTCAAGGTGCAGACACCTTGGCCGAAGACAGCCCCTTCCGCTTCATCGCTGAAAAAGGCTTGGAAGGCGCAAGCAAGCACACCGGTTTGTTGGGTGCGATTAACTTCAACGACTGGGTGACCATGAGCATCCAACGCGCCATAAACAACGTGCAAAGCCGCATGCAAGATGGTTTGGCTTTGTTGGCGACCGTGGGTTCTACAGCACCTTTCGTGGGTTTGTTCGGTACGGTTTGGGGTATCTACAACGCCTTGGTCAAGATCGGTATGTCTGGCCAAGCCAGTATCGACAAAGTGGCTGGCCCTGTGGGTGAATCGCTCATCATGACGGCCATTGGTTTGGCTGTGGCTGTGCCTGCAGTGCTCGGCTACAACTGGTTGGTGCGTCGTAACAAGTCGGCCATGGAAGATGTGAACGCTTTCGGTTCTGACTTGCACTCTGTGCTGCTCGGCACCAACGGTAAGTAA
- a CDS encoding biopolymer transporter ExbD, which yields MAMNVGSDADDEIIGTINTTPLVDVMLVLLIIFLITIPVVTTSVKVDLPKEKNLIRETKPENVIISVNAQGNIYLYDTPIKNSTDLLDRMKTFAVKDPQPEVQIRGDARSDFESVGRVMYAVQRAGIVKVGFITEPN from the coding sequence ATGGCCATGAACGTTGGATCGGATGCAGATGACGAGATCATCGGCACGATCAACACCACCCCCCTTGTGGACGTGATGTTGGTGCTGCTGATCATCTTCTTGATCACCATTCCCGTGGTGACCACATCGGTGAAGGTGGACCTCCCCAAAGAGAAAAACCTGATCCGAGAAACCAAGCCAGAGAACGTGATTATTTCGGTGAATGCGCAGGGCAATATTTACCTGTACGACACACCGATCAAGAACTCAACTGACTTGTTGGACCGTATGAAAACTTTTGCGGTGAAAGACCCACAACCCGAAGTGCAAATTCGCGGCGATGCTCGCAGCGATTTTGAATCAGTGGGTCGTGTGATGTATGCCGTGCAGCGTGCAGGCATTGTCAAGGTCGGTTTCATCACCGAGCCAAACTGA